The Salvia miltiorrhiza cultivar Shanhuang (shh) chromosome 1, IMPLAD_Smil_shh, whole genome shotgun sequence genome has a window encoding:
- the LOC131008343 gene encoding alpha-galactosidase 3-like has protein sequence MAKRSANYVRGCRLTVILYVYAAAVAVTARVLPLHPYYDGHQSRIYDTSKYGILQLGNGLAQTPQMGWNSWNYFRCDIHEKVIRETADALVTTGLAKLGYVYVNIDDCWSEVARDSEGDMVPDSKAFPSGLKALADYVHSKGLKIGIYSDAGLHTCQLRPGSLKYENDDAELFASWGIDYLKYDNCFNLGIDPKERFPTMRDALNATGRTIFYSLCEWGLDDPALWASKIGNSWRTTDDIEDTWESMTAIADINDKWAAYAGPGGWNDPDMLEVGNGGMTHQEYRSHFSIWALMKAPLIIGCDVRNMTTESYEILTNEEVIAVNQDSLGVQGRKVYTYGPDGCYQIWAGPLSGQRTAIVLWNRCSEAATITAKWDTVGLESSTSASVRDLWKHEYVSLSSSNSFSAKVEAHASEMYILAPAAAAASAT, from the exons ATGGCGAAGCGCAGTGCTAATTATGTGAGAGGTTGCAGGCTTACAGTTATTCTGTATGTATATGCGGCGGCAGTGGCAGTTACTGCAAGAGTGCTGCCGTTGCATCCGTACTATGATGGCCACCAAAGCAGAATTTATGATACTTCAAAATATGGGATTTTGCAGCTGGGAAATGGTTTGGCTCAAACTCCTCAGATGGg ATGGAATAGCTGGAATTACTTCAGATGCGACATTCATGAAAAAGTAATCAGAGAAACAG CTGATGCACTTGTTACTACGGGTTTGGCTAAGCTGGGGTATGTATATGTGAATATAG ATGATTGCTGGTCTGAAGTGGCAAGGGACTCAGAG GGTGATATGGTTCCTGATTCCAAAGCATTTCCATCAGGCTTAAAGGCTCTTGCTGATTATGTGCACTCAAAGGGTTTAAAAATCGGTATCTACTCAGATGCAGG ACTTCATACATGTCAACTTCGGCCTGGCTCACTTAAATATGAAAATGATGACGCAGAACTCTTCGCATCTTGG GGTATCGATTACTTGAAGTATGACAACTGTTTCAATCTGGGAATTGATCCTAAGGAGAG GTTTCCCACTATGCGTGACGCCTTGAACGCAACTGGAAGGACGATATTCTATTCACTTTGTGAATG GGGTTTGGATGATCCAGCATTATGGGCAAGTAAAATCGGCAACAGTTGGCGCACTACAGATGACATTGAAGATACATGGGAAAG CATGACTGCGATTGCTGATATCAACGACAAGTGGGCAGCATATGCTGGACCTGGTGGATGGAATG ATCCGGATATGTTAGAAGTTGGAAACGGAGGAATGACTCACCAGGAGTACCGATCACATTTCAGCATTTGGGCTCTGATGAAG GCACCACTCATCATCGGCTGTGACGTGAGAAACATGACAACAGAGTCATATGAGATTCTTACCAATGAGGAGGTTATTGCTGTAAACCAAG ATTCACTTGGTGTGCAAGGGAGAAAAGTTTATACATACGGGCCCGATGGTTGCTATCAA ATTTGGGCCGGTCCACTCTCCGGGCAGCGCACAGCCATTGTCTTGTGGAACAGGTGTTCAGAAGCTGCCACAATCACAGCCAAATGGGACACAGTGGGGCTCGAATCTTCGACCAGCGCCTCTGTTAGAGATCTGTGGAAG CATGAGTATGTTTCTTTGAGCTCCTCGAACTCGTTCAGTGCTAAAGTGGAGGCGCACGCCTCGGAGATGTACATTTTGGCCCCGGCTGCAGCTGCTGCCTCTGCAACTTAA